From the genome of Streptomyces sp. NBC_01260, one region includes:
- a CDS encoding quinone-dependent dihydroorotate dehydrogenase: MYKLFFQLVFKRMDPEQAHHAAFRWIRLAARVPVLRTFVAAALAPRHRELRTEALGLRMHGPFGLAAGFDKNAVAIDGMSMLGFDHIEIGTVTGEAQPGNPRKRLFRLVADRALINRMGFNNEGSAAVAERLAARVPVFRTTVGVNIGKTKAVPEAEAAADYVKSTERLAAHADYLVVNVSSPNTPGLRNLQATESLRPLLSAVREAADRTVTGRRVPLLVKIAPDLADEDVDAVADLAVELGLDGIIATNTTIARDSLGLKSSPSLTGEIGGLSGAPLKERSLEVVSRLYARVGDRITLVGVGGIENAEDAWQRILAGATLVQGYSAFIYEGPFYARAIHKGLAARLAASPYATLADAVGAETRKAAR; this comes from the coding sequence ATGTACAAACTCTTCTTCCAGCTGGTCTTCAAGCGCATGGACCCGGAGCAGGCCCACCACGCCGCGTTCCGGTGGATCCGCCTCGCCGCCCGCGTCCCCGTCCTGCGCACCTTCGTCGCCGCCGCGCTCGCCCCCCGCCACCGGGAACTGCGCACCGAGGCGCTCGGCCTGCGGATGCACGGGCCCTTCGGCCTCGCCGCCGGCTTCGACAAGAACGCCGTCGCGATCGACGGCATGTCGATGCTCGGCTTCGACCACATCGAGATCGGTACGGTCACCGGCGAGGCGCAGCCCGGAAACCCCAGGAAGCGGCTCTTCCGCCTCGTCGCGGACCGCGCGCTGATCAACCGCATGGGCTTCAACAACGAGGGCTCGGCCGCCGTCGCCGAGCGCCTGGCCGCCCGCGTGCCGGTCTTCCGGACCACGGTCGGCGTCAACATCGGCAAGACCAAGGCCGTCCCCGAGGCCGAGGCCGCAGCCGACTACGTGAAGTCCACCGAGCGGCTCGCCGCCCACGCCGACTACCTCGTCGTCAACGTCTCCTCGCCGAATACGCCGGGCCTGCGCAACCTCCAGGCCACCGAGTCGCTGCGCCCGCTGCTGTCCGCGGTGCGCGAGGCCGCCGACCGGACCGTCACCGGCCGCCGGGTCCCGCTGCTCGTCAAGATCGCCCCCGACCTCGCGGACGAGGACGTCGACGCGGTCGCCGACCTCGCGGTCGAGCTGGGCCTGGACGGCATCATCGCCACCAACACCACCATCGCCCGCGACAGCCTGGGCCTGAAGTCCTCGCCGTCACTGACCGGGGAGATCGGCGGGCTGTCCGGCGCACCCCTCAAGGAACGCTCCCTGGAGGTCGTGAGCCGCCTCTACGCGCGCGTGGGCGACCGGATCACCCTGGTGGGCGTCGGAGGCATCGAGAACGCCGAGGACGCCTGGCAGCGCATCCTCGCCGGCGCCACGCTCGTACAGGGCTACAGCGCCTTCATCTACGAGGGCCCGTTCTACGCGCGGGCGATCCACAAGGGCCTGGCCGCGCGCCTGGCCGCCTCCCCGTACGCCACCCTCGCCGACGCCGTCGGCGCGGAGACCAGGAAGGCCGCCCGATGA
- the pyrF gene encoding orotidine-5'-phosphate decarboxylase — protein sequence MTQEPFGARLRRAMDTRGPLCVGIDPHASLLASWGLNDDVAGLERFTRTVVEALADRVAVLKPQSAFFERFGSRGIAVLEKAVEEARAAGALVLMDAKRGDIGSTMGAYAATYLDKDSPLFSDAVTVSPYLGFGSLRPALDAAEISGSGVFVLALTSNPEGAEVQRATAADGRLLAQLMLDHMAAENEGATPLGSVGAVVGATLGDAGVDLAINGPLLAPGIGAQGATPADLPGVFGDAVRDVLPSVSRGVLRHGPDAAGLREAAERFADEVRAAVSDG from the coding sequence ATGACCCAGGAACCCTTCGGCGCACGTCTGCGCCGGGCCATGGACACCCGTGGCCCGCTCTGCGTCGGCATCGACCCGCACGCCTCCCTGCTGGCCTCCTGGGGGCTGAACGACGACGTGGCGGGCCTGGAGCGCTTCACCCGTACGGTCGTGGAGGCGCTGGCCGACCGGGTCGCCGTGCTCAAACCGCAGTCGGCGTTCTTCGAGCGCTTCGGCTCGCGTGGCATCGCCGTCCTGGAGAAGGCCGTCGAGGAGGCCCGCGCGGCCGGCGCACTGGTCCTGATGGACGCCAAGCGCGGCGACATCGGCTCCACCATGGGTGCCTACGCCGCCACCTACCTGGACAAGGACTCGCCGCTGTTCTCCGACGCGGTCACCGTCTCGCCGTACCTCGGCTTCGGCTCGCTGCGGCCGGCCCTCGACGCGGCCGAGATCTCCGGCTCGGGCGTCTTCGTGCTGGCCCTCACCTCCAACCCGGAGGGCGCCGAGGTGCAGCGTGCCACCGCGGCCGACGGCCGCCTGCTGGCGCAGCTGATGCTCGACCACATGGCGGCCGAGAACGAGGGGGCCACCCCGCTCGGCTCGGTCGGCGCGGTGGTCGGGGCCACGCTGGGCGACGCGGGCGTGGACCTCGCGATCAACGGACCGCTGCTCGCGCCCGGCATCGGCGCCCAGGGCGCGACCCCCGCGGATCTGCCGGGGGTCTTCGGTGACGCGGTGCGCGATGTGCTGCCCAGCGTGAGCCGGGGCGTGCTGCGCCACGGTCCGGACGCGGCAGGGCTGCGCGAAGCCGCCGAGCGGTTCGCGGACGAGGTCCGCGCGGCCGTCTCGGATGGCTGA
- a CDS encoding integration host factor, with translation MALPPLTPEQRAAALEKAAAARRERAEVKNRLKHSGASLHEVIKSGQENDVIGKMKVSALLESLPGVGKVRAKQIMERLGISESRRVRGLGSNQIASLEREFGGSAA, from the coding sequence GTGGCTCTTCCGCCCCTTACCCCTGAACAGCGCGCAGCCGCGCTCGAAAAGGCCGCCGCGGCTCGCCGGGAGCGGGCCGAGGTCAAGAATCGACTCAAGCACTCCGGCGCCTCCCTCCACGAGGTCATCAAGTCGGGCCAGGAGAACGACGTCATCGGGAAGATGAAGGTCTCCGCCCTGCTCGAGTCCCTGCCCGGCGTGGGCAAGGTCCGCGCCAAGCAGATCATGGAGCGGCTCGGCATCTCCGAGAGCCGCCGGGTCCGGGGTCTTGGCTCCAACCAGATCGCATCCCTGGAGCGTGAGTTCGGCGGCAGCGCCGCCTGA
- the gmk gene encoding guanylate kinase, with amino-acid sequence MAATSRGTSPVPPDVRPRLTVLSGPSGVGKSTVVAHMRKVHPEVWLSVSATTRKPRPGERNGVHYFFVDNEEFDKLIANGELLEWAEFAGNRYGTPRRAVQERLEAGEPVLLEIDLQGARLVRQSMADAQLVFLAPPSWDELVRRLTGRGTEAPDVIERRLGAAKIELAAESEFDTTLVNTSVEDVARELLALMLEASGHRADSD; translated from the coding sequence ATGGCTGCAACATCCCGGGGGACGTCCCCCGTACCCCCGGACGTACGTCCGCGGCTGACCGTGCTCTCCGGCCCCTCGGGGGTCGGCAAGAGCACGGTCGTCGCGCATATGCGCAAGGTCCACCCCGAGGTGTGGCTCTCGGTGTCGGCGACGACCCGCAAGCCCCGCCCCGGCGAACGCAACGGTGTTCACTACTTCTTCGTTGACAACGAGGAGTTCGACAAGCTGATCGCCAACGGCGAGCTGCTGGAGTGGGCCGAGTTCGCCGGCAACCGCTACGGCACGCCGCGCCGCGCCGTGCAGGAGCGGCTGGAGGCGGGTGAGCCGGTGCTGCTGGAGATCGATCTCCAGGGCGCCCGGCTGGTCAGGCAGTCGATGGCCGACGCGCAGCTGGTCTTCCTGGCGCCGCCGAGCTGGGACGAGCTGGTCCGCCGGCTCACCGGCCGCGGCACCGAGGCGCCCGATGTGATCGAGCGTCGTCTCGGCGCGGCCAAGATCGAACTGGCTGCCGAATCCGAGTTCGATACGACGCTTGTCAATACCTCCGTCGAGGATGTGGCACGTGAGCTGCTAGCCTTGATGCTGGAGGCTTCCGGCCACCGTGCCGACAGCGACTGA